GCAGACGATGTAACTATTATTTGAGTTTTAATAAAGCTAGCCATGAATGCCTTCCATAAAAAAAGCAATTACCGTGTCAAGATCATCCAGCAACGTGGGTCCACCACAGGTTAAACCTTGCGGCGACTGAGACGCGATTGTCCAAGCGATCGATAGGCAGCGCCTAGGGTTAGGGTTTCTCATATGTGGGTGGTTTTATCCGGAGGTGTAGAGGCTACGACGTGTGTGGTCCCGACACTAGCTGTTAGGTGTTCTCCTCTCCGCACAGGATCTCAATGGAGGCACGGGTGGGACGAGTTGTGACTACTCTGACGAAGACATCAACTCCGAAGAAAACGATGGATGTATCCACAAGCAGGGATCCCCCAAGATCTCCGGTTGATGGCAAATCTTTGGAGGAGGCTGCAAGCCTTTCAGCaaggccgggggggggggggggggggggcaattttGATTGAGAAGGAATCAAAGGGCTTGTTCTTCGCTGATTCTGGACCGGATCTGCCCAAAACTCCAAAGTGGTCGGCAGTGGGCAAGGTATGCGCGCCGAGGCCCTTGAATATACATGCTTTCGAAAGGGCTATGCAAAGAGCCTGGGGTCTACACCGCGATGCTCGATTAAAAGACATCTTCGTTTTTGTTCTTCACTACATCATCGAAGGGGACTGAAACATTTTGAAAGATAATGATGGAAACACAAGTCTGCTCGAGATGGTGTTTGACACTATTGAAACTTGGGTCAGGGTAAAGATCTTCTGGTGGATAAGAGGTCGGAAGAAAGGCTTTGGAAAACTAGCTAGGTGAAGTTGCGAGGGTGAATGTTTTTTTAACACAATACAATTGCACATGCACTCACCTCTATGGATGCACGCACACACGCTACCCCTATGAGAACCTTTTAGGTACTAAGCCAGATATTAAAACTTGCAACGTTCGCAAATGCCAACCCGTCACGGAAAATGTTCGCCAGATATTACCGTCCAAAAATGCTTTGGTGAACCAACCCGTGGTTGGATAGTTAGAGGACTGTGGTATTCCCAGCCCACCGGGGTTCAAATCCTGCtgctcgcatttattcctggatttatttctgcatttccggcgatgcgcatttagtgggaggagacattcccgtcgacgacgaggtgcctacggtgacttcgtaaatttaaagatgatatgtcggctcagtctttggaggtgctcataggggtaaggtgtgcgtgtgtgcgttcattgggctgagtgtatgcgcgtgtatacgAACGCTTGCGTGTgtattgtgttaaaaaaatgcTTTGGCCGGCGACGCGATGCCCAGCCCCTCGTGCTCGTTTTTTTTTCTTCCATTTTTTCAGAAAAAATCCCTCGTGCTCGTCTTTTTAGCACAGCCCCTCGTGCTCGTTTTTTTTTCTTCCATTTTTTCAGAAAAAATCCCTCGTGCTCGTCTTTTTAGCACAGCCCCTCGTGCTCGTGGCCTGCCGCCGCTGCGTCGGCAGAGACGGGCCGGGACACGCACGGGCTCCTGGGCCGGCCCGGGCGTGGGTCCACGAGACGTCAACGGTCGGATCCCCCCGACGGATCTCGGTCGGCTGTCGAGTCCCTCTCAAATCCCAATCACTTTTTAACTTGCCTCCTTctcccccctccctcccccaaatcggaagcctagggtttcccccgccGACGAGCCCCCCACCGCCGCCGGCCGCTCCTCGCCGCAATCCTCTCCCAACCTCTTCCCCGCCGCCCACCGCCTCAACTGCTCGCactctcccctcccctccccgccGCGGCACCCAGCCGACCGACCCCTTCCCGACCCCCCCGTGGCGGATCCGGCGAGCGGCGGTCTCCTCCGACGCCTTGTCCGCTACCTGGTAAGCGATGAGAAGTCGAGTTGTCTTGCAGGATGGATGTGTCGTTCGGTTCCGCGCTGGTGTTTCACTTCGCGTCCTAGCGGTGGTAGGGTGCGTAGGAGACGCTGGTTGCCTGCTCCGACCGATTGGTCTTGTATCTAATCCGATCCAATCTCGTTCATTAGCGGAGACATCTCGCTGAATTCTGGGAGGGGCGTTCTGTTTTCGTCCTAGTTCTTGTGCGTCAAGTAGATGCACAACGCCTCTGTTGCTCGTTAGGAGTTAGCAATGGCCATTGGGGCCCTGGGATCATGCAGGAACGCAAGGTCAAATGGTAACAGCCCCTAGATGTAGCAATCATCGTGTGTGCTTGTGTCTGGAGTTGCGTGCAGGATAGTGCATTGGCGGGAAGCCGGGAAGGGGTTGTGGCGCGACGTGTATGGATGGCGGGGAAAACAGGGGGTGCAGAAGTTGATGGTTCCTTTTTGAGTAAATTCACCCGCGTAAATAGCTCCGTACAAAATTGACACAATTATGACAGCAGCATAAATTTACCGATGTATCATTCACACGTGCAGCACCGTTGTGTAGCAGCATTAAGTTACTGATGTTTCATTCACACGTGCAGCACCATCGTTTAGCAGCATTAAGTTACTGGCATAGCGCCCACACGTGCGCCTAGCATGTGCGAGCACACGCTTACTTGCATATATACGGTGCTGGAAATAATGGATAAAAGGTGATATTCGTAGTTGGAATCATTAAGAACTGATCGTCGCGTGGTTGGCTAACAGCATCTGCGCTTGCTCAGCCCACCCGGGTTCGAGGCATGTATTCCCTGTGGTGCTCAGCTGTCTCTTTTAATAAATATAAAAAGGCCACGAGTGCTAGTGCTTGTTGGTCGAGTTTTTTATCGAGCTGGAATAATTTTTTCTGTGTTCAAATGGCATGATAGTCAGAGGAGATAAAGTAGGCTGCATAAATGGCACCTTCATCGACTAACAGTACTGCAATAACTTGGGGCATAAATCACCGCTTGCAGGCATTAGTCATATATCACGTGGTGCCATTAAGTCATTACTTATAGCGGTTGTTCGTAGTCTGAATGTTTGAGATTATGTTTGGTAAGTTTATGGACATCCACACAACAATAATTGTAGTACTACACTTCATGTAAGGTGCTCTTTTTTCTTACCAAGATACGCCATTACGAAAGCAGaacatgccccccccccccccccccccccccacacacacacactcctcTCATGGTATCAGATTGAATTTCACACTCAATTTTCTAAAATATCTTTATTTTATATTGTTCTATACCTATTCATTCTATCTGATCTCCTACATACTTTTTCTTGTAGGTTCAGTTTGGTGATCACAAATTTTGCAGTCCTGAGGCTTTGTTGTCATTAAAGGGTACATACAAAAATAAGTCAGCAGCTAGCGAGCACCTTAAAGCTGTCTGCTGTTATGGCTTCCATGGTGAGGATAATTTTTTTTCAGATTTGAGTGTTCAAGAGAACATATGTGGGAAAGAGTTATATGCTGTCTTCCATGATTCTAATGGTCTATTCACGTCACTGAAGGCGACCAACGAGAACCTCCCACCAACTGTCATCAGGCAATTGGCTAAAGAACTGAAGAACCTTGATGACTCACCTCCAGAAGGGATCAAAGTTATTGTTAATGACGATGACTTCGCCACTATTTTTGCTGATATTGAGGGCCCTGGTAAGATTCTGTCAGGATACAATACATTGCTTTACACCTCCCATCTTGTGTGCTTTGCACTAATAAGTTATGTGCTTATGCGCTGCTACTTGCATGATGGTGCCCCTTTTCTATTCTTGTCTTTCCATCACATTCTTATTCATCACTAGTCAAGTAGGAGCTTGCGGCCTCTGGCTTTTGTAAATTAAAGAACATGAAGTCTTAAAGCAGCGTTTCTTTCCTATTACACTACTTTCTGATATTGCATTCTTAACCTGAACCTGGGCATGTACAGCTGGAACTCCATATGAGAATGGAATATTCCGGATGAAGCTAATATTATCTCGTGACTTCCCTCAGTCACCTCCAAAAGGTAGACATTTTGTCAGACTTCCATTGTTGTCCATACTTTAGTTTAGTTCCTGAAGTAGAGCTTTAGTTGAAAGTCTGTTGGCCTTGTTTAATCTGCAGGATTTTTCACGACTAAAATTTTCCATCCGAACATTGCAACTAGTGGTGAGATATGTGTTAACACATTGAAGAAGGATTGGAATCCTAGCCTTGGATTAAGGCATGTTCTGCTGGTAAGCTTGAAGTTCAACACACAACAACCCATGTCGTTGTAGTGCATGATTTGTTTTGTAAGCATTTTCTAGTATTTGGTTATGGAAGAAGTTTGAACTACCTGCATAGGATGTGGCTGACTTCCTAGAAATTGCTTGCTGACAGGTAGTGAGATGCCTCCTGATTGAGCCATTTCCTGAATCTGCCCTGAATGAACAAGCTGGGAAGTTGCTGCTTGAGAACTATGAGGAGTATGCACGGCATGCAAGGTCAGTAATCTTCAACTTCATTTGGCCAGCATGGTGTCATGTGGTGCTTCATGTTTGTTCTTATTGGTTAAAGTTGCACTGGGATGGTGTATTCAAACAATGCGAACACCTAGAATGCCACTGCTACCGTTTTGTCAAGTTGGACCAGACTTCTCACCGAAACATCTGGTGCGGCTGTAGCTAGTTACTGATCCCGCCATTGTGCTCCATATGCAGGCTATATACCAGTATCCATGCTCTCAGACCCAAGAGCAAGTCCAAGAGTGGAGCTATCTCTGAGTCAACGGCAGCTCTGAATAAGGGCCAGCCTCATACTGTTCTTGCGCCAATATCTACCTCTACCGGCACAAAAGCATTTGGCCCAAATTCGCAGGACCGGAACGCTGCTCCTTCTGCTGTCTCAGGTGGAGCATCGGCAGCGCCCAGGAAGGACGGGCCACTTGCCGTGAAAGTCCCCGTCGATAAGAAGAAGATGGATGCGAGGAAGAAGAGTTTGAAGAGATTATAATATATAAGCAAACCAAACTGTCAATGCTCCTCATATTTGTTCTGTACTTAGTTGTCTGGCGGTGCCAGAGTCCCAGAAATAACGAGAAGAAACTGGTTATGGTTGTCTGCGAGGGAAGGATTGCTTCTCTTCTGTTCGTGCCCAACTATTGGACCCTGTTGAGCAGAAACTGTGGAGGCAGAATAATTATGCGCTGCTGGGCCTCTCCTGGTCCTGTATACTTTACTAGTGCTGCTGTTCCGGCGTCTGTTTGTGATTTAATGGTTCGATGTGAACTTGAATGGCGGAGAAACATTTTCTTCCCAATAGGTGGTAGAGATTTTTCTATCTGAAAAGAAACAGTAATTTTGCAAAGTCATCAAACTTGGTGATTTAGCTCTGGCTATATATATGCTCATCAAAATCAAGTGATTTAAACCGGTATCTGGCGTGATGTTGAACTAGTTTCGTTAACGAGTCATATTATGAGCGTACATTACTGCTCGATTAAATTTCAGGAGATGGTGATTGGTGAAACACTGGAACGCTACCGGCGATGGCTGCTAAGCTAAAAGGGGAATCATGTAGGCGGCATCAAGAATCTGATGAAGTCAAAATTTTACGGGATGATGATGCTGAAGTATATTGCTTGGTATGCATTGCTCATGGTCTCGTGGAGGACTAGCAAACTGAGGTCGTCCTGCACTGACTGACACTTAGATGTAAGTCTATTATCTGCACACATGTAGTTTTATTCAGCTACGTACAGCTCAGCCGTGGAGGCCGGTAAGCACGCAGTAACGGCGCTGACACTGAACACTCTGAACGAAGCCCAAAGCAAGAGATGACTCGATTTGCCATGCATGCGTGTTTCAGTCGAGATCCGACCAGGTGACGGCCGCCTGGTGGACGCCGGGGTCGACCCCGTTCCAGAGTGCCTTCCACACGGCGGGCGACGTGCTGAGCTCGGTGTCGCCGCAGCCCTTGCCGAAGTCGCACTCGTCGACGACCATGGCCTCCACAGCGCGCCCGCCGGGGCGGTCCCTGATGCTGATCATCTTGCCGCACCGGCCGGCGTACCACTGTGAGGCAACCGACGCCAGGAGGAGGCCGTCGTTGTAGTACTTGCCGTCGCAGCTCGCCGGCCAGCCGCCGGGCAAATCTCCTTTATCGAAGCCCCTCAAGAACATCAGCGCCGGGGTGTCGCGGAGATGCCGGCCGGCGGCGCACGACGACACCTGCAGGAGAACAAGGATGGCGCCGAGAATTGCTATGACCTTGGTAGTGTTCGCCATGGCAGTTGAGCTACTGCTCGCGTTTTATAAGCTTAGCTTTGCTGCTGCTTGCAGTTGGCGCAGAGCAGTTGGTTCCAGGAGTTTATATAGGATGGTGCATTCGTGTTGGTGCCAGTCTAAAGACAAGGCGAGCGACGTACTTACACATGTGTGCATGCCGCCCTCGTGTGAGTTGTCAAGGAACAACTCATCGAAGACCGCAGAAGTAGGATTCTCGATCTCCTGATTTAGCATTCACTTGCATCGTTGAGACCACCACGTGATATTATTTGGGTTTCATGGCGCTACGGCAACTGGTGTGCCAGATTTGACCACGCATGAGGAAATTGCACAAACCACTTTCTTTTGGTGCTAATTTTGCACATAACACTCACTTTACAGATTTGTTGCACAAAACACCACATTTTAGGGTAATTCGTTGCAGCTAGGTCTAATCCACCATTTTGATGTGTTGACATGATTCCTGACAAGTGGGTCCAGTTTATAAGTGCATCGGTGACAAAAAGAAGAGCCACATCAGCAGCCAACTAGAAATGGCAATATCTCACAATTCATTGCTCCAATTGAGCtcgattttttctagaatattagtgGGTGAACACATGGTTTATTAtatatttttttgcattttttcaAAATGTTAAATTTGAACAAAAAAAATTGAACGAGCCAACTAACATTGCAAAACCGCCCAGTATTTGGATGTTAAAACCTCATGGCGGTAATCTTTTGGTGTGTGCGACTTGATGATGTCTGTAATGGTCACATGATAACTACTTGGATGCTAGAACCTCATGGTGGTAATATGTTGGTGCACGAGACTTGATGATGTCAATAATGACTTTATGACAACCACGTGGATGCTAAAGCCTGACAGCGACAATATTTGTCATATCTTGGTGCTACCGATTTTATTTTTGAATATTGTGCCTATTTATGAATCGTTTTAGATATGTATAGCAATCTTATCTTTTCACATGAAAGTTTGTGGTATGCTAAGCTAGATGTAACTAGTAATGAAGGAAAGTTTCAGTTGGTTTGGATCACATTATAATGAGATATTCGCAGTTTACATTGGCTCATACAAATTTTTTACTCAAAattcaaaattaaaaaaaaagagcaaaacaaTTTTATAAATC
This sequence is a window from Aegilops tauschii subsp. strangulata cultivar AL8/78 chromosome 7, Aet v6.0, whole genome shotgun sequence. Protein-coding genes within it:
- the LOC109771778 gene encoding ubiquitin-conjugating enzyme E2 22: MASMATNENLPPTVIRQLAKELKNLDDSPPEGIKVIVNDDDFATIFADIEGPAGTPYENGIFRMKLILSRDFPQSPPKGFFTTKIFHPNIATSGEICVNTLKKDWNPSLGLRHVLLVVRCLLIEPFPESALNEQAGKLLLENYEEYARHARLYTSIHALRPKSKSKSGAISESTAALNKGQPHTVLAPISTSTGTKAFGPNSQDRNAAPSAVSGGASAAPRKDGPLAVKVPVDKKKMDARKKSLKRL
- the LOC109771779 gene encoding putative ripening-related protein 7; the protein is MANTTKVIAILGAILVLLQVSSCAAGRHLRDTPALMFLRGFDKGDLPGGWPASCDGKYYNDGLLLASVASQWYAGRCGKMISIRDRPGGRAVEAMVVDECDFGKGCGDTELSTSPAVWKALWNGVDPGVHQAAVTWSDLD